Proteins from a genomic interval of Nostoc sp. TCL240-02:
- a CDS encoding glycosyltransferase family 2 protein, with product MNHQPVDATTATSPLPMVSVVVPIYNGEADLPELINCLLSQTYPKDRVEYLLVDNNSSDRTLTILKTSAENCPITIRPLSENQIQSSYSARNTGIRAAVSEIIVFTDADCRPQPQWLDALIKPFVNKEVVIVAGEVLPLPGTTLLEQHAEREQTLSQKHTLNHAFRPYGQTANLAIRRIALEKAGLFRPYLTTGGDADICWRILEENIGRLEFAPNAIVQHHHRTTLKELQSQWRRYGRSNRYLHELHGVDLMREITLKECGYRLARWLLKEVPRDIKKALAQPTLRQSSVTTAGIVGQAILVDLLNTPIGLFTARARTAGQRDSKLPENAKIIDRL from the coding sequence ATGAATCATCAGCCAGTTGATGCAACCACCGCCACCAGCCCTTTACCAATGGTGTCGGTGGTTGTTCCTATTTATAACGGTGAGGCGGATTTACCAGAGTTAATCAATTGTCTGTTGTCTCAAACTTACCCAAAAGACCGGGTAGAGTACTTGTTGGTGGACAATAACAGTAGCGATCGCACTCTTACCATCCTCAAAACATCTGCCGAAAACTGCCCAATTACAATTCGTCCCTTGAGCGAAAACCAAATTCAAAGCTCATACTCTGCTCGTAATACTGGGATTCGCGCTGCTGTGAGCGAAATTATAGTTTTTACCGATGCAGATTGTCGCCCACAACCTCAATGGTTAGACGCATTAATTAAGCCTTTTGTCAACAAAGAAGTGGTAATTGTCGCTGGTGAAGTTTTGCCATTACCAGGCACAACCCTACTAGAACAACACGCAGAGCGTGAACAAACTTTGTCGCAAAAGCATACCCTTAACCATGCCTTTCGTCCCTATGGACAAACCGCTAATTTGGCAATTCGACGCATCGCCTTAGAAAAAGCGGGTTTATTTCGTCCCTATCTTACCACTGGTGGCGATGCCGATATTTGCTGGCGGATTTTGGAGGAAAATATCGGGCGTTTGGAATTTGCCCCAAATGCGATCGTTCAGCACCACCACCGTACTACACTTAAGGAACTGCAAAGTCAATGGCGGCGCTATGGACGCTCAAATCGCTATCTCCACGAACTGCACGGTGTAGATTTGATGCGAGAAATTACACTTAAAGAATGTGGCTATCGTTTGGCACGTTGGTTATTGAAGGAAGTACCAAGGGATATTAAAAAGGCGTTGGCGCAGCCCACACTTCGACAAAGCTCAGTGACCACCGCAGGCATCGTGGGTCAAGCCATCCTTGTAGATTTATTAAATACTCCCATTGGTTTGTTCACAGCGAGGGCACGTACTGCTGGGCAACGAGACTCCAAACTACCAGAAAATGCCAAGATAATTGATCGTCTATAA
- a CDS encoding RNA polymerase sigma factor, RpoD/SigA family has translation MSNLTSPPTEVQKTKKKSLAADKKPRATDDIVRSYLQEIGRVDLLTREQEVIFAQQVQLMMNLLAAKEELAVKLDHEPTLQEWADRVELGTEVLELQLSQGHQAKQKMIQANLRLVVAVAKKYQHRNLEFMDLIQEGTLGLERGVDKFDPALGYKFSTYAYWWIRQGITRAIAQQGRTIRLPIHVFEKLNKIKRVQRELSQQLGRVPTTAEIANALSLTPSQVRECLYLARQPFSLEARVGEQQDTELQDILEDDGPSPEDYAVEESLHQDLQDLLAKLSPQQREILTLRFGLTDGYELSLAQIGDRMGISRERVRQIEQKALSLLRRQKEQVRSYLAS, from the coding sequence ATGAGCAACTTAACATCTCCACCTACCGAAGTTCAAAAAACGAAGAAAAAAAGTTTAGCCGCAGATAAAAAACCTCGAGCTACAGATGATATTGTGCGTAGTTATCTGCAAGAGATCGGGCGTGTAGATTTGTTGACTCGCGAACAAGAGGTTATTTTTGCCCAACAAGTGCAGCTGATGATGAATTTACTAGCTGCGAAAGAAGAATTAGCTGTGAAATTAGACCACGAACCCACACTGCAAGAATGGGCAGATCGAGTGGAGTTAGGTACTGAGGTGCTAGAGCTACAGTTAAGTCAGGGCCACCAAGCCAAGCAGAAAATGATTCAGGCTAATCTCCGGTTAGTGGTAGCAGTGGCTAAGAAATACCAGCACCGCAATCTGGAATTTATGGATCTAATTCAAGAAGGTACTTTGGGTTTAGAGCGAGGGGTGGATAAATTTGATCCTGCTCTTGGCTATAAGTTTTCTACCTACGCTTACTGGTGGATTCGTCAAGGAATTACGCGAGCGATCGCTCAACAAGGACGGACAATTCGCTTACCGATCCATGTCTTTGAGAAACTGAACAAAATTAAACGGGTACAGCGAGAATTATCTCAACAGCTAGGTCGCGTTCCCACTACTGCTGAAATTGCTAATGCATTATCTTTGACACCTAGCCAAGTTAGAGAGTGTTTATACTTGGCTCGTCAACCTTTCTCCCTAGAGGCGCGAGTTGGTGAACAACAAGATACAGAATTGCAGGACATCCTAGAGGATGACGGCCCTTCTCCTGAAGATTATGCTGTTGAAGAATCTCTCCACCAAGACTTACAAGACTTGTTGGCAAAGTTGTCTCCGCAACAGCGAGAAATATTAACCCTGCGATTTGGTCTGACTGATGGCTATGAACTTTCTCTAGCACAGATTGGCGATCGCATGGGTATTAGTCGAGAAAGGGTACGTCAGATTGAGCAAAAAGCTCTCAGTCTTCTCCGACGACAAAAGGAACAAGTACGTAGTTATTTAGCTAGCTGA
- a CDS encoding transposase family protein encodes MNASGGGRPEKLSTDEQVCLCLFYLRQMPTFLVLGILFEVSKTEANDTFHYWIPILRDILPASLLEQVSNNESDLLFVQEILTNFRLLVDSLEQPIYRDSDQKEQQKYFSGKKRQHTLKSLMIGIPEGKDIVEVEIGVPGPTADIKLFRQSQHKFDKSQTFSGDKGFQGGENITTPHKRKPKRELTQQQKDENKALSSNRIFIEHLIRLLKIFRIASQRFRLKLDTYEQIIFTVCGLVRLRIGSLILPT; translated from the coding sequence ATGAATGCATCTGGTGGTGGTCGTCCCGAAAAGTTATCAACCGACGAACAAGTATGTTTGTGCTTATTTTATCTAAGACAGATGCCAACTTTTCTTGTATTAGGAATTTTATTTGAGGTATCGAAGACAGAGGCTAACGATACTTTTCATTACTGGATACCAATCCTGCGAGACATTTTACCCGCTAGTTTATTAGAACAAGTATCAAATAATGAGAGTGATTTACTATTTGTTCAAGAAATATTAACCAATTTTCGGCTGTTAGTCGATAGTCTAGAACAACCAATATATAGGGATTCTGACCAAAAGGAACAACAAAAATATTTTTCTGGTAAGAAGAGGCAACATACATTAAAAAGTTTAATGATTGGGATACCAGAAGGTAAGGATATTGTAGAAGTAGAGATAGGCGTTCCTGGGCCAACAGCAGATATAAAATTGTTTCGTCAATCTCAGCACAAATTTGATAAATCTCAAACTTTTTCAGGTGATAAAGGGTTTCAAGGTGGCGAAAACATCACTACTCCTCATAAAAGAAAACCGAAGCGAGAATTAACTCAACAGCAAAAAGATGAAAACAAGGCTTTATCTAGTAATCGAATATTCATTGAACATTTAATTCGATTACTTAAAATATTTCGCATAGCTTCACAAAGATTTCGATTAAAGCTCGATACTTATGAACAAATTATTTTCACAGTATGTGGATTGGTTAGATTAAGAATAGGTAGCTTAATTTTGCCAACTTAA
- a CDS encoding DUF3172 domain-containing protein, whose protein sequence is MNFFVLIRYLVAIAGATVLPSTILGASVTTVTTFTSKNVFKSNQIDDTAFNADVCVQYDTSTIVTNTSVFVILNP, encoded by the coding sequence ATAAATTTTTTCGTTTTAATAAGATATTTAGTAGCGATCGCAGGTGCTACTGTCTTGCCAAGTACTATCCTTGGTGCTAGTGTTACCACTGTTACTACTTTTACTTCCAAAAATGTTTTTAAGAGCAATCAAATTGATGATACCGCATTCAATGCAGATGTCTGCGTGCAGTATGACACAAGTACAATTGTCACAAATACCTCCGTCTTCGTCATCCTAAATCCCTAA
- a CDS encoding ureidoglycolate lyase, which produces MGTSKTVQQLQAQWVSSENFRRYGQVIFASLDGKGYDVEDAQLNLQNGIPRFYIMRLEKRGRKFHKITRHVQCTQCLGSLEGKDWLIAVCPSHNDVNEPVLEEIAAFRIPGNCFIKLNEGTWHAGPHFDHEAVDFYNLELADTNVVDHFTHDFFKSHQLEFEMVS; this is translated from the coding sequence ATGGGCACATCAAAGACAGTGCAACAATTGCAAGCGCAATGGGTGAGTTCTGAAAACTTTCGGCGTTATGGACAAGTAATTTTTGCTAGTCTTGATGGCAAAGGTTACGATGTTGAAGATGCCCAGTTAAACCTGCAAAACGGGATTCCACGATTTTATATCATGCGATTGGAGAAGAGAGGGCGAAAGTTTCACAAAATTACTCGCCATGTACAATGCACTCAATGTCTGGGTTCTTTGGAAGGCAAAGATTGGTTAATTGCTGTTTGTCCTTCTCATAATGATGTGAATGAACCAGTACTAGAAGAGATTGCTGCTTTCCGCATTCCGGGAAATTGTTTTATCAAGCTAAATGAGGGTACATGGCACGCTGGGCCACATTTTGACCATGAAGCTGTAGATTTTTATAATTTGGAATTAGCTGATACAAATGTGGTGGATCATTTCACTCATGATTTTTTTAAGAGCCATCAATTAGAGTTTGAGATGGTTTCATAA
- the ctpB gene encoding carboxyl-terminal processing protease CtpB, producing the protein MNQSAKSYSPLQVALIGGAIATTATMSVFGSAWTRGVRAALALQDSPKMIVDQVWQLVNHEYVDGKFNQQDWQATRQSLLSKDYSSREEAYTAIREALQKLGDPYTRFMDPKQFEALTSQTSGEVSGIGVRMEVNEKTQRLTVVEAIENSPALKAGIKAGDEILAIDGKSTLKMKVDDASKLIRGKAGTPIKLRLGRTGQNAFELKLTRASIEVPTVRYTLRQEGNRRVGYIRLREFSAHAADQMQRAIRDLNTKKVDSYVLDLRGNPGGLLQASIEIARMWYDDGGIVKTVDRVGGTEETKANRTALTNRPLAVLVDGNSASASEILTGALKDNKRAVVVGGQTFGKALVQSVHELADGSGLAVTIAHYYTPAGTDINHKGIAPDVKLDLTEAQERQLASNPDLIGTKSDPQYARAIAILSNNNFAQPPANQPARPMSRADNLKF; encoded by the coding sequence ATGAACCAATCTGCGAAAAGTTACTCACCGCTCCAAGTAGCCTTGATTGGTGGAGCGATCGCTACGACTGCTACGATGTCTGTATTTGGCTCCGCTTGGACTCGTGGTGTCCGTGCCGCCTTAGCTCTACAAGACAGCCCGAAAATGATAGTTGACCAAGTTTGGCAACTGGTGAATCATGAATATGTTGATGGTAAATTTAATCAACAAGATTGGCAAGCAACTAGACAAAGCCTGTTGAGCAAAGACTATTCTTCCCGGGAAGAAGCATACACTGCCATCCGCGAAGCTTTACAAAAGTTGGGAGATCCTTACACCCGATTCATGGACCCCAAACAGTTTGAAGCCCTAACTAGCCAAACATCTGGGGAAGTCTCTGGTATTGGCGTTCGGATGGAAGTAAACGAAAAAACTCAGCGCCTCACTGTCGTCGAAGCCATAGAAAATTCTCCAGCACTGAAAGCTGGGATCAAAGCAGGCGATGAAATTTTGGCAATTGACGGCAAATCCACTCTCAAAATGAAAGTGGATGACGCTTCCAAGTTAATTCGTGGCAAAGCAGGTACTCCCATCAAACTACGGCTGGGACGAACAGGACAAAATGCCTTTGAGTTGAAACTGACAAGAGCAAGTATTGAAGTACCAACGGTACGTTATACCCTCAGACAAGAAGGAAATCGCCGCGTTGGTTATATCCGTTTACGGGAATTTAGCGCCCACGCCGCAGATCAAATGCAACGAGCCATCCGCGATTTGAACACTAAGAAAGTTGATTCTTATGTCTTAGATTTGCGGGGAAATCCTGGCGGGTTGTTACAAGCGAGCATTGAAATTGCTCGGATGTGGTATGATGACGGCGGAATTGTTAAGACAGTAGACCGTGTGGGCGGCACTGAAGAAACTAAAGCTAATCGCACTGCTTTGACAAATCGTCCCTTGGCAGTCTTAGTAGATGGTAATTCAGCTAGTGCTAGCGAAATCCTCACAGGGGCGCTTAAGGATAATAAGCGGGCGGTAGTCGTAGGTGGTCAAACCTTTGGTAAGGCCCTAGTGCAGTCAGTTCATGAACTTGCAGATGGTTCCGGCTTGGCTGTCACCATTGCCCATTACTACACTCCGGCGGGAACAGATATTAACCATAAAGGGATTGCCCCAGATGTCAAGCTAGACTTGACAGAGGCACAAGAGCGGCAGTTAGCTTCTAATCCAGATTTAATCGGAACTAAGAGCGATCCGCAATATGCCAGAGCGATCGCCATTTTATCAAATAACAACTTCGCCCAGCCGCCAGCAAATCAGCCTGCTCGACCCATGAGCCGCGCTGATAACCTGAAATTTTAG
- a CDS encoding YdcF family protein translates to MKRKFTIKSLISIKKKFANLWQLLQKLTSVLYFVLGTWLIFTTITLVFASSQPVDAFLVLGGSIRRETYVAQLAKQYPQTPILISHGSPDPCIWLIFQPELVELQNVWLEKCANSTFENFYYSIPILRRWGVHKVMLITSPSHLPRAKWMAQILLGAHGIWVEPEIVEESGIPGNNESWGKTGLDLTRSVLWAILSQIIQPQCSNVTKLAEVDMQAWEHKGFHCEHQGGWGDEGQGAGGRGQGAGGKN, encoded by the coding sequence ATGAAACGTAAATTTACCATCAAATCGTTAATTTCTATTAAAAAAAAATTTGCTAATCTGTGGCAATTGTTACAAAAACTAACTAGTGTATTGTACTTTGTCTTAGGCACTTGGCTGATTTTTACTACTATAACCTTAGTTTTTGCTTCTTCACAGCCAGTAGATGCCTTCTTGGTTCTTGGTGGCAGTATTCGTCGAGAAACTTATGTGGCCCAACTAGCAAAACAATACCCACAAACCCCAATTTTAATTTCTCATGGTTCCCCAGACCCTTGTATATGGTTAATTTTTCAGCCAGAATTAGTAGAGTTACAAAACGTTTGGTTAGAAAAGTGCGCGAATTCCACTTTTGAAAATTTTTATTATAGTATTCCAATTCTCCGGCGTTGGGGAGTGCATAAAGTCATGTTGATTACTTCGCCAAGTCACTTACCCAGAGCTAAATGGATGGCACAGATTCTCTTGGGCGCTCATGGTATTTGGGTAGAGCCCGAAATTGTTGAGGAGTCGGGTATTCCTGGTAATAATGAATCTTGGGGCAAAACTGGATTAGATTTAACGCGTAGCGTATTGTGGGCAATTTTAAGTCAAATTATTCAACCGCAATGCTCAAATGTGACAAAGCTTGCCGAAGTGGATATGCAAGCTTGGGAGCATAAAGGTTTTCATTGTGAACACCAGGGGGGTTGGGGAGATGAGGGGCAGGGGGCAGGGGGAAGGGGGCAGGGGGCAGGGGGAAAGAATTAG
- a CDS encoding polysaccharide biosynthesis tyrosine autokinase has product MTMESLPQFEEVNIQKYLEVIQRRWLPLVGIFSIAVTFGCLYAFSLKPSYKAEGSLMIKTNRSSSLTGLPDDIGRLEALNINDNPLETQVRVIGSNPVIDRTINTLNLKDNKGKMLSIRDLATQLKIEGIKGTDVVQISYKNNDPELAAKIVNEVIKSYIDLNIQANQDEARTAKGVLVTEVPKAEEVVRRAESKLRVFKEQNKVVVLQQEATAAVDTISKLGNQISQAQAQLDDVKGRLQQLGSEAQLDSRQGVIASDLSQAPGVQKVLIQLQETESQLAIERTRFSPEHPTITSLEEKVVALKNLLKERTGQVAGTAQITEGSLQLGQLRQSLIADITRAQAERVGLERQIATLLRQQDAYIKRANNLPRLEQTQRELERKLQAAQTTYETLLKKRQEIDIAQNQKIPNARVISLALVPDKAEGPRKILFIVGGGAVGLFLGIIVAFSLDLIDRSVKTVKEAKEVLKYTVLGVIPTQSKNPKTHSSIAGIDRTIPKIIGRDIPYFPLGNAYQILQVNLKFLCSDKPLKSVVITSSVGKEGKSDVSANLAVTMAQAGRRVLLVDADMRNPIQHHVWGLNNTVGLSNVIVGQVSLDTVVQEVMPNLEVLTSGVLPPNPVALLDSQRMATLISNFSRDYDLVIFDTPPLSGIADAAVLSTLTDGILLVVRPGVVDLNSANAAKEFLNQSGQKVLGIVINGVNIKNESNNYLPESKKRQIKEDLVSSSLTKFTKEH; this is encoded by the coding sequence ATGACGATGGAATCTTTACCACAGTTTGAAGAAGTAAATATTCAGAAATACTTAGAAGTTATTCAACGGCGTTGGTTACCTCTAGTCGGAATTTTTAGCATAGCTGTTACCTTTGGATGCTTGTATGCCTTTTCACTAAAACCCTCATACAAGGCAGAAGGAAGTTTGATGATTAAAACAAATCGATCTTCCTCACTCACAGGTTTACCGGACGACATAGGACGCTTGGAAGCTTTGAATATAAACGACAATCCCCTGGAAACCCAGGTGAGAGTTATTGGCTCAAATCCAGTTATTGACAGAACAATTAATACCCTCAACCTCAAAGATAATAAAGGCAAAATGCTGTCGATTCGCGACTTAGCGACCCAACTAAAAATAGAAGGAATTAAAGGTACTGATGTTGTACAAATTTCTTATAAAAACAACGATCCTGAACTGGCTGCCAAAATCGTCAATGAAGTTATCAAAAGTTATATCGATTTAAATATCCAGGCTAATCAGGATGAAGCACGGACAGCCAAAGGGGTTCTTGTAACAGAAGTACCCAAAGCTGAGGAAGTCGTCAGGAGAGCTGAATCAAAACTGCGGGTATTTAAAGAACAAAATAAAGTTGTTGTCCTGCAACAAGAAGCAACCGCAGCAGTCGACACAATTTCCAAGCTAGGAAATCAAATTTCTCAAGCTCAAGCTCAACTAGATGATGTCAAAGGTCGTTTACAACAGTTAGGCAGTGAAGCTCAGTTAGATTCACGGCAGGGTGTAATCGCATCTGACTTGAGTCAAGCACCTGGGGTTCAAAAAGTGCTTATCCAACTCCAAGAAACGGAAAGTCAACTAGCAATAGAGCGGACTCGTTTTTCACCTGAACACCCTACAATTACTAGCTTAGAAGAAAAAGTCGTAGCTCTTAAGAACTTGTTGAAAGAGCGGACAGGACAAGTCGCTGGGACAGCACAGATAACAGAGGGAAGTTTACAGCTTGGGCAACTGCGCCAAAGCTTAATTGCAGATATTACTCGCGCTCAAGCAGAACGCGTTGGTCTAGAAAGACAAATTGCCACCCTCTTGCGACAGCAAGATGCTTACATCAAACGAGCAAATAATTTGCCAAGACTAGAACAGACTCAAAGAGAGCTAGAACGGAAACTGCAAGCAGCTCAAACGACTTACGAAACCCTCTTAAAGAAACGCCAAGAAATTGATATTGCACAGAACCAAAAGATTCCTAATGCTCGTGTCATTTCTCTAGCTTTAGTCCCCGATAAAGCAGAAGGGCCTCGCAAAATCCTGTTTATTGTTGGTGGAGGAGCAGTTGGTCTTTTCTTGGGTATCATTGTCGCCTTTAGTTTAGACTTGATAGACCGCTCAGTGAAGACAGTTAAAGAGGCTAAAGAAGTCTTGAAATACACTGTTTTAGGAGTAATTCCTACACAGAGCAAAAATCCTAAAACTCATTCTTCCATAGCAGGAATTGATAGAACTATTCCCAAAATTATTGGCAGAGATATTCCTTATTTTCCTCTTGGTAACGCCTACCAAATACTCCAAGTAAACTTGAAGTTCCTCTGTTCTGATAAACCGCTCAAAAGCGTTGTAATCACCAGTTCTGTTGGTAAAGAAGGAAAGTCTGATGTATCTGCAAATTTAGCTGTGACAATGGCTCAAGCGGGTCGTCGAGTTTTACTCGTGGATGCAGATATGCGTAATCCCATACAGCATCATGTCTGGGGTCTAAACAATACAGTTGGATTAAGTAATGTCATTGTTGGTCAAGTTTCTTTAGATACAGTTGTTCAAGAAGTGATGCCTAACCTAGAAGTTCTTACTTCTGGAGTTTTGCCTCCCAATCCAGTAGCACTGCTAGATTCTCAACGGATGGCAACATTGATAAGTAACTTTAGTAGAGATTATGATTTAGTTATTTTTGATACGCCACCTCTTTCAGGAATAGCAGATGCTGCTGTTTTAAGCACCCTCACTGACGGTATCCTATTAGTCGTCCGCCCTGGAGTAGTTGATTTGAACAGTGCCAATGCAGCTAAAGAATTTTTAAATCAGTCAGGTCAGAAGGTGTTAGGGATAGTCATTAATGGTGTGAATATTAAAAATGAGTCTAATAATTATTTGCCTGAAAGCAAAAAAAGACAAATTAAAGAAGATTTAGTATCTAGCAGTTTAACCAAATTTACCAAAGAGCATTAA
- a CDS encoding CHAT domain-containing protein: protein MTASVEQGIKDYDAGNFHNAVKHWEDALNQYKNNPSATAVVNENLARAYQQIGENKAAIASLLAAIRDYGAVANIQQVGRMKSELAQVYSNLGQPRKAIALLCGQLADKSQKIECTPDSATQIATKYNDKSGQVAALGILGEAYRLIGNYDQAIKYLRVAQQLYPAYEFLVLNSLGNAYKSRAQLRELQADSANKAGISSKENEFTQKSIEDYNQAYQYFQKSAKLASDQKQTLAEMRGLLNLIQLGSQTNKNKVINDREFKQSVNDALKVLELLPDSVTKVYGAIDLAYLQSDAKGTSPFTYCPNKFILPNADVLSLLQKSVSASQNLQDNRLLSYSNGALGHFWECQPKQEIEALQYTQTAIVAADNKLSAKDSLYLWEWQAGRILDKQNRKEEAIASYQRAFDTLEDIRSDILTAERDVQFDFRDVVRPLYRTLAQSRLDLLGVGAIADERRAKELSEVVKTIDALKLAELQNYFGNDCILSALNPKQVEELLKDNSVAFKNTGFLSSIILDGKTGMLLQLPNQATKFKWIEDPNQQGKIVSSNILQQKIAEFRTELVKGQEEFNYDTTTAAQLYDWIIRPFAEDIKPEKVKTLVFIQDGFLRSVPMAALYDSQQQKYLVETYAIATTPSLRLTTPKARNRSTQKALILGLTEKATIDGKTFDQLLAVPNEVSAVKSIFPNHTDLIDENFSPENFEKTLDKTTYPIVHIASHAQFGIIPEDTFIVTGKNQKLTISQLENSLRNLTSKSDSVELLTLTACETAVGDDRATLGLAGVALQVGVKSAIASLWSVSDQSTSELVETFYSNYRNAGMSIAEALQQAQIRMIHAKKLSSEGMNPSYDNPAYWAPMIAIGNWL, encoded by the coding sequence GTGACCGCATCAGTTGAACAAGGAATTAAAGACTATGATGCCGGAAATTTTCACAATGCGGTAAAACACTGGGAAGATGCATTAAATCAGTATAAAAATAATCCTTCAGCTACGGCGGTTGTAAATGAAAATTTGGCGCGTGCTTACCAACAAATAGGAGAAAATAAAGCAGCGATCGCATCCTTATTAGCAGCAATTCGTGACTATGGCGCTGTAGCAAATATCCAGCAAGTGGGACGCATGAAGTCAGAACTAGCCCAAGTTTACAGCAATTTGGGACAACCCCGCAAAGCGATCGCACTTTTATGTGGTCAACTAGCCGATAAAAGTCAAAAAATAGAATGTACTCCAGACAGTGCTACACAAATCGCCACCAAATATAACGACAAAAGCGGTCAAGTTGCAGCTTTGGGAATTCTCGGTGAAGCATATCGCTTAATCGGCAATTATGACCAAGCAATTAAATATTTGCGGGTAGCACAACAACTTTATCCAGCTTATGAATTTTTGGTGTTAAATAGTTTGGGTAATGCTTACAAAAGTCGCGCTCAATTGCGAGAGTTACAAGCAGATTCTGCAAATAAAGCTGGTATTTCTAGTAAAGAAAATGAATTTACTCAAAAGTCTATAGAAGACTATAACCAAGCTTATCAATATTTCCAAAAAAGTGCAAAACTCGCCAGCGACCAAAAACAAACTTTAGCGGAGATGCGAGGATTGTTAAATTTAATTCAGTTGGGTTCCCAGACAAATAAGAATAAAGTTATTAACGATCGAGAGTTTAAGCAAAGTGTTAACGATGCTTTGAAGGTTCTTGAACTCTTACCCGATTCAGTGACAAAAGTCTATGGAGCAATTGATTTAGCATACTTGCAGTCAGATGCTAAAGGAACTTCACCTTTTACTTACTGTCCAAATAAATTTATTTTACCCAATGCAGATGTATTAAGCTTGCTACAAAAGTCAGTATCAGCAAGTCAAAATTTACAAGATAATCGTCTACTTTCTTATTCTAACGGCGCTTTGGGTCATTTCTGGGAGTGTCAACCAAAGCAAGAAATAGAAGCATTACAATATACTCAAACTGCAATAGTAGCAGCAGATAACAAGTTGAGTGCCAAAGATAGCTTGTATTTGTGGGAGTGGCAAGCAGGACGAATTTTAGATAAACAGAATCGAAAAGAAGAAGCGATCGCATCCTATCAACGAGCATTTGATACCCTCGAAGATATCCGCAGCGATATTCTAACCGCCGAACGAGATGTACAGTTTGACTTCCGCGATGTTGTGCGACCATTGTACCGTACCTTGGCACAGTCACGGCTCGATTTGCTAGGAGTTGGTGCTATCGCCGATGAACGACGCGCCAAGGAATTATCAGAAGTAGTTAAAACTATCGATGCTTTGAAACTAGCAGAATTACAGAATTATTTTGGTAATGATTGTATTTTAAGTGCCTTAAATCCCAAACAGGTGGAAGAACTCCTCAAGGATAATAGTGTAGCCTTTAAGAATACTGGATTTTTGAGTTCAATAATTTTAGATGGCAAAACTGGGATGTTATTGCAATTACCCAATCAAGCAACTAAATTTAAGTGGATTGAAGACCCCAATCAACAAGGTAAAATAGTTAGCAGCAACATCCTACAGCAAAAAATTGCCGAGTTTCGCACAGAATTAGTTAAAGGACAAGAAGAATTTAACTACGATACAACAACTGCGGCACAGCTTTATGATTGGATAATTCGCCCCTTTGCTGAGGATATCAAGCCGGAGAAAGTCAAAACCTTGGTATTTATTCAGGATGGATTTTTGCGTAGTGTTCCAATGGCAGCACTTTACGACAGCCAACAACAGAAATATTTAGTCGAAACTTATGCAATTGCCACAACCCCCAGTTTACGACTTACCACACCCAAAGCCCGCAATCGCAGTACACAAAAAGCATTGATTTTGGGTTTAACTGAAAAAGCCACAATTGACGGGAAGACTTTTGATCAACTTCTTGCTGTTCCCAATGAAGTTAGCGCAGTTAAAAGTATATTTCCTAATCATACCGACCTCATTGATGAAAACTTTTCCCCTGAAAATTTTGAGAAAACACTTGACAAAACCACATATCCTATTGTTCACATAGCTAGCCATGCCCAATTTGGGATCATTCCTGAAGACACCTTCATTGTCACAGGCAAAAACCAAAAACTTACCATTAGTCAATTAGAAAACTCACTGCGAAACCTCACCAGCAAATCGGATAGTGTCGAACTACTCACATTGACTGCTTGTGAAACCGCAGTTGGCGACGACCGGGCCACACTAGGATTAGCTGGAGTTGCATTGCAAGTTGGGGTTAAAAGTGCGATCGCCTCTTTGTGGAGTGTCAGTGATCAATCAACATCCGAACTAGTCGAAACATTTTACAGCAACTATCGCAACGCTGGCATGAGTATTGCAGAAGCATTGCAACAAGCTCAAATTAGAATGATTCATGCTAAGAAATTATCATCTGAGGGGATGAATCCCAGCTATGATAATCCTGCATATTGGGCACCAATGATTGCGATCGGTAATTGGCTTTGA